The following proteins come from a genomic window of Taeniopygia guttata chromosome 25, bTaeGut7.mat, whole genome shotgun sequence:
- the ARNT gene encoding aryl hydrocarbon receptor nuclear translocator isoform X7: MAATAASAEMASDVSSLGAAVGSGNSGSGAQAGGAVAQRPSKRRPGLDFDDDGEGNSKFLRCDDDPMPNDKERFARENHSEIERRRRNKMTAYITELSDMVPTCSALARKPDKLTILRMAVSHMKSLRGTGNTSTDGTYKPSFLTDQELKHLILEAADGFLFIVSCETGRVVYVSDSVTPVLNQPQSEWFSSTLYEQVHPDDVGKLREQLSTSENALTGRILDLKTGTVKKEGQQSMRMCMGSRRSFICRMRCGNSSVDPVAVNRLSFMRNRCRNGLGAAKDGEPHYVVVHCTGYIKAWPPAGVSLPDDDPDAGQGSKFCLVAIGRLQVTSSPNCTDMNNVCQPTEFISRHNTEGIFTFIDHRCVATVGYQPQELLGKDIVDFCHPEDQQLLRDSFQQVVKLKGQVLSVMFRFRSKNREWLWMRTSSFTFQNPYSDEIEYIICTNTNVKNSSQESRPALANSMPRPQLGQSVSLPLDMGTAPLPSRQQQPPQAELEVGPGRESLAGYEHSQVPVQPVSAAGPEHSKPLEKAESLFSQERDPRFGEIFPGISTDESKAIPASTMPANPPLFAQGNTFTAARPAENFRSSSMVPPVNIIQQQPSPAGRILSQISRHSAPAQVSGTTWAPGTRPVFTPQQVASQTVKTRPPSFSMGTFQGTPSSFSSMTAPGSTASPTTAPYPALASRSTGFTATEAAQTPAPFQPRAADAVGMWPQWQGQHHGPGSGEQHVQQPQPSQPEVFPDMLTMLGDQGPNYNNEEFPELNIFPSFSE; this comes from the exons cccaggctggaggagccGTTGCTCAGCGGCCCAGCAAGAGACGGCCGGG gctGGATTTTGATGACGATGGAGAAGGGAACAGTAAATTCCTCAG ATGTGATGATGACCCGATGCCAAACGATAAAGAGAGATTTGCCAG GGAGAACCACAGCGAGATCGAGCGCAGGAGGAGGAACAAGATGACCGCCTACATCACGGAGCTGTCGGACATGGTGCCCACGTGCAGCGCCCTGGCCCGCAAGCCAGACAAGCTGACCATCCTGCGCATGGCCGTGTCCCACATGAAGTCCCTGCGTGGTACTGGCAACACCTCCACGGATGGCACCTATAAACCCTCCTTTCTCACCGACCAG GAGCTCAAACACCTGATCCTGGAGGCAGCTGATGGCTTCCTGTTCATCGTGTCCTGCGAGACGGGGCGCGTGGTCTACGTGTCGGACTCGGTGACGCCGGTGCTGAACCAGCCGCAGTCCGAGTGGTTCAGCAGCACCTTGTACGAGCAGGTGCACCCCGACGACGTGGGCAAGCTGCGGGAGCAGCTCTCCACCTCCGAGAACGCCCTCACAG gTCGTATCCTCGATTTGAAGACTGGGACTGTGAAGAAGGAAGGGCAGCAGTCCATGAGGATGTGCATGGGCTCCCGGAGATCTTTCATCTGCCGAATGAG GTGTGGCAACAGCTCTGTGGATCCAGTCGCTGTCAATCGTCTCAGCTTCATGAGGAATCGCTGCAG GAATGGTTTAGGTGCAGCCAAGGATGGAGAACCTCACTACGTCGTTGTGCACTGCACGGGCTACATCAAAGCCTGGCCCCCAGCAG gTGTTTCTCTGCCTGACGATGACCCCGACGCTGGCCAGGGCAGCAAGTTCTGCCTCGTGGCCATTGGCAGGCTCCAG GTGACCAGCTCCCCCAACTGCACGGACATGAACAATGTCTGCCAGCCCACAGAATTCATCTCCCGACACAACACCGAAGGAATTTTCACCTTCATCGACCACCGGTGCGTGGCCACCGTGGGTTACCAGCCCCAG GAACTTTTGGGGAAAGACATTGTGGATTTCTGCCATCCAGAAGACCAACAGCTTTTACGGGACAGTTTTCAACAG GTGGTGAAGTTAAAAGGCCAGGTCCTGTCAGTCATGTTCCGCTTCCGATCCAAAAACCGGGAATGGCTGTGGATGAGAACCAGCTCGTTCACCTTCCAGAACCCCTACTCGGATGAGATCGAGTACATCATCTGCACCAACACCAACGTCAA GAACTCGAGCCAGGAGTCCCGGCCTGCACTGGCAAACTCCATGCCAAGGCctcagctggggcagagtgTCAGCCTTCCCCTGGACATGGGCACGGCCCCACTGCCCTCCAG gcagcagcagccaccccaggcagagctggaagtgGGCCCAGGAAGGGAGAGCTTGGCTGGGTATGAGCACTCACAG GTGCCCGTCCAGCCCGTGAGCGCTGCTGGCCCTGAGCACAGCAAGCCCCTGGAGAAGGCTGAGAGCCTGTTCAGCCAGGAGCGGGACCCACGCTTCGGGGAGATCTTCCCTGGCATCAGCACAG ATGAGAGCAAAGCCATCCCTGCCAGCACCATGCCAGCCAACCCACCCCTCTTCGCCCAGGGAAACACCTTCACTGCTGCACGGCCCGCTGAGAACTTCAG gagcagcagcatggTCCCTCCAGTGAACATcatccagcagcagccctcGCCCGCTGGCCGGATCTTGTCCCAGATTTCCCGGCACTCCGCCCCAGCTCAGGTCAGCGGGACCACCTGGGCTCCAGGGACACGGCCGGTGTTCACACCCCAG CAAGTGGCATCCCAGACAGTGAAGACTCGACCACCTTCCTTCAGCATGGGGACATTCCAGGGCACGCCGTCCTCCTTCAGCTCCATGACAGCGCCGGGATCGACGGCTTCTCCCACCACGGCGCCGTACCCAGCCCTGGCCAGCCGCAGCACAGGCTTCA CAGCCACAGAGGCAGCGCAGACCCCGGCCCCGTtccagccccgcgccgccgaCGCCGTGGGAATGTGGCCACAGTGGCAAGGGCAGCACCACGGCCCAGGATCTGGGGAGCAGCAcgtgcagcagccccagcccagccagcctgAGGTCTTCCCA GACATGCTGACCATGTTGGGGGACCAGGGGCCCAACTACAACAATGAAGAATTCCCAGAGTTGAATATATTCCCTTCTTTTTCCGAATAA
- the ARNT gene encoding aryl hydrocarbon receptor nuclear translocator isoform X8: MAATAASAEMASDVSSLGAAVGSGNSGSGAQAGGAVAQRPSKRRPGLDFDDDGEGNSKFLRCDDDPMPNDKERFARENHSEIERRRRNKMTAYITELSDMVPTCSALARKPDKLTILRMAVSHMKSLRGTGNTSTDGTYKPSFLTDQELKHLILEAADGFLFIVSCETGRVVYVSDSVTPVLNQPQSEWFSSTLYEQVHPDDVGKLREQLSTSENALTGRILDLKTGTVKKEGQQSMRMCMGSRRSFICRMRCGNSSVDPVAVNRLSFMRNRCRNGLGAAKDGEPHYVVVHCTGYIKAWPPAGVSLPDDDPDAGQGSKFCLVAIGRLQVTSSPNCTDMNNVCQPTEFISRHNTEGIFTFIDHRCVATVGYQPQELLGKDIVDFCHPEDQQLLRDSFQQVVKLKGQVLSVMFRFRSKNREWLWMRTSSFTFQNPYSDEIEYIICTNTNVKNSSQESRPALANSMPRPQLGQSVSLPLDMGTAPLPSRQQQPPQAELEVGPGRESLAGYEHSQVPVQPVSAAGPEHSKPLEKAESLFSQERDPRFGEIFPGISTDESKAIPASTMPANPPLFAQGNTFTAARPAENFRSSSMVPPVNIIQQQPSPAGRILSQISRHSAPAQVSGTTWAPGTRPVFTPQQVASQTVKTRPPSFSMGTFQGTPSSFSSMTAPGSTASPTTAPYPALASRSTGFTTEAAQTPAPFQPRAADAVGMWPQWQGQHHGPGSGEQHVQQPQPSQPEVFPDMLTMLGDQGPNYNNEEFPELNIFPSFSE; the protein is encoded by the exons cccaggctggaggagccGTTGCTCAGCGGCCCAGCAAGAGACGGCCGGG gctGGATTTTGATGACGATGGAGAAGGGAACAGTAAATTCCTCAG ATGTGATGATGACCCGATGCCAAACGATAAAGAGAGATTTGCCAG GGAGAACCACAGCGAGATCGAGCGCAGGAGGAGGAACAAGATGACCGCCTACATCACGGAGCTGTCGGACATGGTGCCCACGTGCAGCGCCCTGGCCCGCAAGCCAGACAAGCTGACCATCCTGCGCATGGCCGTGTCCCACATGAAGTCCCTGCGTGGTACTGGCAACACCTCCACGGATGGCACCTATAAACCCTCCTTTCTCACCGACCAG GAGCTCAAACACCTGATCCTGGAGGCAGCTGATGGCTTCCTGTTCATCGTGTCCTGCGAGACGGGGCGCGTGGTCTACGTGTCGGACTCGGTGACGCCGGTGCTGAACCAGCCGCAGTCCGAGTGGTTCAGCAGCACCTTGTACGAGCAGGTGCACCCCGACGACGTGGGCAAGCTGCGGGAGCAGCTCTCCACCTCCGAGAACGCCCTCACAG gTCGTATCCTCGATTTGAAGACTGGGACTGTGAAGAAGGAAGGGCAGCAGTCCATGAGGATGTGCATGGGCTCCCGGAGATCTTTCATCTGCCGAATGAG GTGTGGCAACAGCTCTGTGGATCCAGTCGCTGTCAATCGTCTCAGCTTCATGAGGAATCGCTGCAG GAATGGTTTAGGTGCAGCCAAGGATGGAGAACCTCACTACGTCGTTGTGCACTGCACGGGCTACATCAAAGCCTGGCCCCCAGCAG gTGTTTCTCTGCCTGACGATGACCCCGACGCTGGCCAGGGCAGCAAGTTCTGCCTCGTGGCCATTGGCAGGCTCCAG GTGACCAGCTCCCCCAACTGCACGGACATGAACAATGTCTGCCAGCCCACAGAATTCATCTCCCGACACAACACCGAAGGAATTTTCACCTTCATCGACCACCGGTGCGTGGCCACCGTGGGTTACCAGCCCCAG GAACTTTTGGGGAAAGACATTGTGGATTTCTGCCATCCAGAAGACCAACAGCTTTTACGGGACAGTTTTCAACAG GTGGTGAAGTTAAAAGGCCAGGTCCTGTCAGTCATGTTCCGCTTCCGATCCAAAAACCGGGAATGGCTGTGGATGAGAACCAGCTCGTTCACCTTCCAGAACCCCTACTCGGATGAGATCGAGTACATCATCTGCACCAACACCAACGTCAA GAACTCGAGCCAGGAGTCCCGGCCTGCACTGGCAAACTCCATGCCAAGGCctcagctggggcagagtgTCAGCCTTCCCCTGGACATGGGCACGGCCCCACTGCCCTCCAG gcagcagcagccaccccaggcagagctggaagtgGGCCCAGGAAGGGAGAGCTTGGCTGGGTATGAGCACTCACAG GTGCCCGTCCAGCCCGTGAGCGCTGCTGGCCCTGAGCACAGCAAGCCCCTGGAGAAGGCTGAGAGCCTGTTCAGCCAGGAGCGGGACCCACGCTTCGGGGAGATCTTCCCTGGCATCAGCACAG ATGAGAGCAAAGCCATCCCTGCCAGCACCATGCCAGCCAACCCACCCCTCTTCGCCCAGGGAAACACCTTCACTGCTGCACGGCCCGCTGAGAACTTCAG gagcagcagcatggTCCCTCCAGTGAACATcatccagcagcagccctcGCCCGCTGGCCGGATCTTGTCCCAGATTTCCCGGCACTCCGCCCCAGCTCAGGTCAGCGGGACCACCTGGGCTCCAGGGACACGGCCGGTGTTCACACCCCAG CAAGTGGCATCCCAGACAGTGAAGACTCGACCACCTTCCTTCAGCATGGGGACATTCCAGGGCACGCCGTCCTCCTTCAGCTCCATGACAGCGCCGGGATCGACGGCTTCTCCCACCACGGCGCCGTACCCAGCCCTGGCCAGCCGCAGCACAGGCTTCA CCACAGAGGCAGCGCAGACCCCGGCCCCGTtccagccccgcgccgccgaCGCCGTGGGAATGTGGCCACAGTGGCAAGGGCAGCACCACGGCCCAGGATCTGGGGAGCAGCAcgtgcagcagccccagcccagccagcctgAGGTCTTCCCA GACATGCTGACCATGTTGGGGGACCAGGGGCCCAACTACAACAATGAAGAATTCCCAGAGTTGAATATATTCCCTTCTTTTTCCGAATAA
- the ARNT gene encoding aryl hydrocarbon receptor nuclear translocator isoform X3: MAATAASAEMASDVSSLGAAVGSGNSGSGAQAGGAVAQRPSKRRPGLDFDDDGEGNSKFLRCDDDPMPNDKERFARENHSEIERRRRNKMTAYITELSDMVPTCSALARKPDKLTILRMAVSHMKSLRGTGNTSTDGTYKPSFLTDQELKHLILEAADGFLFIVSCETGRVVYVSDSVTPVLNQPQSEWFSSTLYEQVHPDDVGKLREQLSTSENALTEGTKPWCLSTKDAAAPPENASKGRILDLKTGTVKKEGQQSMRMCMGSRRSFICRMRCGNSSVDPVAVNRLSFMRNRCRNGLGAAKDGEPHYVVVHCTGYIKAWPPAGVSLPDDDPDAGQGSKFCLVAIGRLQVTSSPNCTDMNNVCQPTEFISRHNTEGIFTFIDHRCVATVGYQPQELLGKDIVDFCHPEDQQLLRDSFQQVVKLKGQVLSVMFRFRSKNREWLWMRTSSFTFQNPYSDEIEYIICTNTNVKNSSQESRPALANSMPRPQLGQSVSLPLDMGTAPLPSRQQQPPQAELEVGPGRESLAGYEHSQVPVQPVSAAGPEHSKPLEKAESLFSQERDPRFGEIFPGISTDESKAIPASTMPANPPLFAQGNTFTAARPAENFRSSSMVPPVNIIQQQPSPAGRILSQISRHSAPAQVSGTTWAPGTRPVFTPQQVASQTVKTRPPSFSMGTFQGTPSSFSSMTAPGSTASPTTAPYPALASRSTGFTATEAAQTPAPFQPRAADAVGMWPQWQGQHHGPGSGEQHVQQPQPSQPEVFPDMLTMLGDQGPNYNNEEFPELNIFPSFSE; the protein is encoded by the exons cccaggctggaggagccGTTGCTCAGCGGCCCAGCAAGAGACGGCCGGG gctGGATTTTGATGACGATGGAGAAGGGAACAGTAAATTCCTCAG ATGTGATGATGACCCGATGCCAAACGATAAAGAGAGATTTGCCAG GGAGAACCACAGCGAGATCGAGCGCAGGAGGAGGAACAAGATGACCGCCTACATCACGGAGCTGTCGGACATGGTGCCCACGTGCAGCGCCCTGGCCCGCAAGCCAGACAAGCTGACCATCCTGCGCATGGCCGTGTCCCACATGAAGTCCCTGCGTGGTACTGGCAACACCTCCACGGATGGCACCTATAAACCCTCCTTTCTCACCGACCAG GAGCTCAAACACCTGATCCTGGAGGCAGCTGATGGCTTCCTGTTCATCGTGTCCTGCGAGACGGGGCGCGTGGTCTACGTGTCGGACTCGGTGACGCCGGTGCTGAACCAGCCGCAGTCCGAGTGGTTCAGCAGCACCTTGTACGAGCAGGTGCACCCCGACGACGTGGGCAAGCTGCGGGAGCAGCTCTCCACCTCCGAGAACGCCCTCACAG AGGGAACCAAGCCCTGGTGCCTTTCTACCAAGGATGCTGCAGCCCCCCCCGAGAATGCATCTAAAG gTCGTATCCTCGATTTGAAGACTGGGACTGTGAAGAAGGAAGGGCAGCAGTCCATGAGGATGTGCATGGGCTCCCGGAGATCTTTCATCTGCCGAATGAG GTGTGGCAACAGCTCTGTGGATCCAGTCGCTGTCAATCGTCTCAGCTTCATGAGGAATCGCTGCAG GAATGGTTTAGGTGCAGCCAAGGATGGAGAACCTCACTACGTCGTTGTGCACTGCACGGGCTACATCAAAGCCTGGCCCCCAGCAG gTGTTTCTCTGCCTGACGATGACCCCGACGCTGGCCAGGGCAGCAAGTTCTGCCTCGTGGCCATTGGCAGGCTCCAG GTGACCAGCTCCCCCAACTGCACGGACATGAACAATGTCTGCCAGCCCACAGAATTCATCTCCCGACACAACACCGAAGGAATTTTCACCTTCATCGACCACCGGTGCGTGGCCACCGTGGGTTACCAGCCCCAG GAACTTTTGGGGAAAGACATTGTGGATTTCTGCCATCCAGAAGACCAACAGCTTTTACGGGACAGTTTTCAACAG GTGGTGAAGTTAAAAGGCCAGGTCCTGTCAGTCATGTTCCGCTTCCGATCCAAAAACCGGGAATGGCTGTGGATGAGAACCAGCTCGTTCACCTTCCAGAACCCCTACTCGGATGAGATCGAGTACATCATCTGCACCAACACCAACGTCAA GAACTCGAGCCAGGAGTCCCGGCCTGCACTGGCAAACTCCATGCCAAGGCctcagctggggcagagtgTCAGCCTTCCCCTGGACATGGGCACGGCCCCACTGCCCTCCAG gcagcagcagccaccccaggcagagctggaagtgGGCCCAGGAAGGGAGAGCTTGGCTGGGTATGAGCACTCACAG GTGCCCGTCCAGCCCGTGAGCGCTGCTGGCCCTGAGCACAGCAAGCCCCTGGAGAAGGCTGAGAGCCTGTTCAGCCAGGAGCGGGACCCACGCTTCGGGGAGATCTTCCCTGGCATCAGCACAG ATGAGAGCAAAGCCATCCCTGCCAGCACCATGCCAGCCAACCCACCCCTCTTCGCCCAGGGAAACACCTTCACTGCTGCACGGCCCGCTGAGAACTTCAG gagcagcagcatggTCCCTCCAGTGAACATcatccagcagcagccctcGCCCGCTGGCCGGATCTTGTCCCAGATTTCCCGGCACTCCGCCCCAGCTCAGGTCAGCGGGACCACCTGGGCTCCAGGGACACGGCCGGTGTTCACACCCCAG CAAGTGGCATCCCAGACAGTGAAGACTCGACCACCTTCCTTCAGCATGGGGACATTCCAGGGCACGCCGTCCTCCTTCAGCTCCATGACAGCGCCGGGATCGACGGCTTCTCCCACCACGGCGCCGTACCCAGCCCTGGCCAGCCGCAGCACAGGCTTCA CAGCCACAGAGGCAGCGCAGACCCCGGCCCCGTtccagccccgcgccgccgaCGCCGTGGGAATGTGGCCACAGTGGCAAGGGCAGCACCACGGCCCAGGATCTGGGGAGCAGCAcgtgcagcagccccagcccagccagcctgAGGTCTTCCCA GACATGCTGACCATGTTGGGGGACCAGGGGCCCAACTACAACAATGAAGAATTCCCAGAGTTGAATATATTCCCTTCTTTTTCCGAATAA
- the ARNT gene encoding aryl hydrocarbon receptor nuclear translocator isoform X10 — protein MAATAASAEMASDVSSLGAAVGSGNSGSGAQAGGAVAQRPSKRRPGLDFDDDGEGNSKFLRCDDDPMPNDKERFARSDDEQSSADKERLARENHSEIERRRRNKMTAYITELSDMVPTCSALARKPDKLTILRMAVSHMKSLRGTGNTSTDGTYKPSFLTDQELKHLILEAADGFLFIVSCETGRVVYVSDSVTPVLNQPQSEWFSSTLYEQVHPDDVGKLREQLSTSENALTGRILDLKTGTVKKEGQQSMRMCMGSRRSFICRMRCGNSSVDPVAVNRLSFMRNRCRNGLGAAKDGEPHYVVVHCTGYIKAWPPAGVSLPDDDPDAGQGSKFCLVAIGRLQVTSSPNCTDMNNVCQPTEFISRHNTEGIFTFIDHRCVATVGYQPQELLGKDIVDFCHPEDQQLLRDSFQQVVKLKGQVLSVMFRFRSKNREWLWMRTSSFTFQNPYSDEIEYIICTNTNVKNSSQESRPALANSMPRPQLGQSVSLPLDMGTAPLPSRQQQPPQAELEVGPGRESLAGYEHSQVPVQPVSAAGPEHSKPLEKAESLFSQERDPRFGEIFPGISTDESKAIPASTMPANPPLFAQGNTFTAARPAENFRSSSMVPPVNIIQQQPSPAGRILSQISRHSAPAQQVASQTVKTRPPSFSMGTFQGTPSSFSSMTAPGSTASPTTAPYPALASRSTGFTTEAAQTPAPFQPRAADAVGMWPQWQGQHHGPGSGEQHVQQPQPSQPEVFPDMLTMLGDQGPNYNNEEFPELNIFPSFSE, from the exons cccaggctggaggagccGTTGCTCAGCGGCCCAGCAAGAGACGGCCGGG gctGGATTTTGATGACGATGGAGAAGGGAACAGTAAATTCCTCAG ATGTGATGATGACCCGATGCCAAACGATAAAGAGAGATTTGCCAG gtctGATGATGAGCAGAGTTCAGCGGATAAGGAGAGACTTGCCAG GGAGAACCACAGCGAGATCGAGCGCAGGAGGAGGAACAAGATGACCGCCTACATCACGGAGCTGTCGGACATGGTGCCCACGTGCAGCGCCCTGGCCCGCAAGCCAGACAAGCTGACCATCCTGCGCATGGCCGTGTCCCACATGAAGTCCCTGCGTGGTACTGGCAACACCTCCACGGATGGCACCTATAAACCCTCCTTTCTCACCGACCAG GAGCTCAAACACCTGATCCTGGAGGCAGCTGATGGCTTCCTGTTCATCGTGTCCTGCGAGACGGGGCGCGTGGTCTACGTGTCGGACTCGGTGACGCCGGTGCTGAACCAGCCGCAGTCCGAGTGGTTCAGCAGCACCTTGTACGAGCAGGTGCACCCCGACGACGTGGGCAAGCTGCGGGAGCAGCTCTCCACCTCCGAGAACGCCCTCACAG gTCGTATCCTCGATTTGAAGACTGGGACTGTGAAGAAGGAAGGGCAGCAGTCCATGAGGATGTGCATGGGCTCCCGGAGATCTTTCATCTGCCGAATGAG GTGTGGCAACAGCTCTGTGGATCCAGTCGCTGTCAATCGTCTCAGCTTCATGAGGAATCGCTGCAG GAATGGTTTAGGTGCAGCCAAGGATGGAGAACCTCACTACGTCGTTGTGCACTGCACGGGCTACATCAAAGCCTGGCCCCCAGCAG gTGTTTCTCTGCCTGACGATGACCCCGACGCTGGCCAGGGCAGCAAGTTCTGCCTCGTGGCCATTGGCAGGCTCCAG GTGACCAGCTCCCCCAACTGCACGGACATGAACAATGTCTGCCAGCCCACAGAATTCATCTCCCGACACAACACCGAAGGAATTTTCACCTTCATCGACCACCGGTGCGTGGCCACCGTGGGTTACCAGCCCCAG GAACTTTTGGGGAAAGACATTGTGGATTTCTGCCATCCAGAAGACCAACAGCTTTTACGGGACAGTTTTCAACAG GTGGTGAAGTTAAAAGGCCAGGTCCTGTCAGTCATGTTCCGCTTCCGATCCAAAAACCGGGAATGGCTGTGGATGAGAACCAGCTCGTTCACCTTCCAGAACCCCTACTCGGATGAGATCGAGTACATCATCTGCACCAACACCAACGTCAA GAACTCGAGCCAGGAGTCCCGGCCTGCACTGGCAAACTCCATGCCAAGGCctcagctggggcagagtgTCAGCCTTCCCCTGGACATGGGCACGGCCCCACTGCCCTCCAG gcagcagcagccaccccaggcagagctggaagtgGGCCCAGGAAGGGAGAGCTTGGCTGGGTATGAGCACTCACAG GTGCCCGTCCAGCCCGTGAGCGCTGCTGGCCCTGAGCACAGCAAGCCCCTGGAGAAGGCTGAGAGCCTGTTCAGCCAGGAGCGGGACCCACGCTTCGGGGAGATCTTCCCTGGCATCAGCACAG ATGAGAGCAAAGCCATCCCTGCCAGCACCATGCCAGCCAACCCACCCCTCTTCGCCCAGGGAAACACCTTCACTGCTGCACGGCCCGCTGAGAACTTCAG gagcagcagcatggTCCCTCCAGTGAACATcatccagcagcagccctcGCCCGCTGGCCGGATCTTGTCCCAGATTTCCCGGCACTCCGCCCCAGCTCAG CAAGTGGCATCCCAGACAGTGAAGACTCGACCACCTTCCTTCAGCATGGGGACATTCCAGGGCACGCCGTCCTCCTTCAGCTCCATGACAGCGCCGGGATCGACGGCTTCTCCCACCACGGCGCCGTACCCAGCCCTGGCCAGCCGCAGCACAGGCTTCA CCACAGAGGCAGCGCAGACCCCGGCCCCGTtccagccccgcgccgccgaCGCCGTGGGAATGTGGCCACAGTGGCAAGGGCAGCACCACGGCCCAGGATCTGGGGAGCAGCAcgtgcagcagccccagcccagccagcctgAGGTCTTCCCA GACATGCTGACCATGTTGGGGGACCAGGGGCCCAACTACAACAATGAAGAATTCCCAGAGTTGAATATATTCCCTTCTTTTTCCGAATAA